The Lacticaseibacillus rhamnosus DNA window TAAATCTTGGCAATGGTGTTGGTCAATTCGACTTGGGAGTGAATCGTGAAGGCCTTCTTACGCCCTTCAAAGTGGATATTCAACCATTCCACCGAATCGGTCGGTTTCAGCGCCACAGGAAATTCAAATGGCGCCGTAATTGTGGCGTTGCTTTCATACATCGACTTGGTCACGATCTTAGTGGCTGGGTAAGGAAGATGGTATTCTTCACAAACCTGGTAAAAGCTTTCCTTACTGTTAAGGCGTTTTAAAAGATCATAGTCGACATATGGGCAGATAAACCACTGACTTAATTCATCTTTATGTTTGGACACCAATTGTGCGTATGTATCACCGCATGCAATTAGCAGCAGACGCCCAGCCGACGCCGCGTGCAGATGCGCAACTTCACGCATTTTTTCGATAAAAGTCGGGTCAGAATCAAATTGCTTAATCAGATGGACATTTACGATTCGTGAAAAGCGTGTCGGTGCCAGCTGTTCACGCGCATAGACATCAATCGCCCCGCCGATCATCTCGTGGAACGAACGCGCCATACCATACACGTTCATATCACTGCCAAGCAGGATGGGGGTAAAACTGGGTGTATCTTTCATCTGAATGATAATCTCCTCGTTCGATTAGGTGCGGGCAAAAGAATGCCGGGTACCATGAAATTTTCATTGAAAGTGCAGTGGCAAGTTGTCTCAGCGGGTCCAAACTGCACTAATAACTTTCCCTGAGCGGTTGGTCAAAATGAATATTGCCTTCAGCTCGTCGCCCCAGAATTATACCATACTGGCAATCTGCATTCATGAAGATACTAATAGGATAACAGTTTTTCAAGATTTAGATGCAAAAACGCCAAGTGTCAGGGCTTGGCGTTTTTTGATATTGTTCAGCTTTCTGAAACCCGCACCCCTTCTATACTCGGCTGGACGACCTGCACGCGCCATGCCGGCCATTGTTGGCTGGCGGCTGCTTGCAGCTGGCGAGCAGCCGTTGCTCCTTCCACAATTGCAAGCAGGGTCGATCCTGAACCCGAGATCAACAGAACGCCATTGGCTGCGGTTACCAATTGACGGACAGCCTGATAGTCCGGAATCAATGTGGCACGATAAGGTTCCTGCATCCGATCATGGGCCACTTGATGTAAAAGCGGCAAATCACCATCGGCCAACGCGCGCGTCATTAAAACGCACCGCCCCATCTGATAAGCAGCATCTGCGTAAGTCATCGTTGTAGGAAGGATTTTTCGTGCTTCTGCCGTGCTCACAGCATAGTCGGGAATGAATGTCACTAACTGCAACTGTGAGCTGACCGGATACTGGCGCACAATGGGCTCTGTATCTGCCAAAATAGTTGCACACAGCTGACCAAAAATTGCAGGGGCAGCATTGTCCGGATGTCCCTCCATTTTCGCTGCAAGCTTCAAAAGCTGAGTCCGATCCCAGCCGGCATGAAACCACTCATTCGCCGCAGCAATTCCGCCAACAACACACGTAGCCGAACTCCCCAAGCCCCGAGAACTAGGAATATTCGAATCGACCGTAATCCTTAAATTTGGCACTGGTTGATCAACCGCCTTGGCAAATGTCGCAAACGCTTGATAAATCAAGTTCTGTTCATTGGCAAAGTCAGGATCATCCCCAACAATCTCAAGCTTTTGGGTGCTCGCTTCGAAGGTGAACCGAGCTTTGAGATCAAGGGCTAATCCTAAAACGTCATAACCAACGCCTAAATTAGCGCTTGTTGCCGGAACGGACACGCTGATCATCGTTAAAAACCTCCTTTGCGGCTGCAATGATCGCCTGACCCATTTTGTCCGGCGCCACCACGTGTTTAGGTTGGGCAGTCAAAGTTGCCAAGCGCGCTAAATTAGCAGGAATCGGAACACCACTCATTTGTTGTAACTGGGTCATCACGGCAAAGTCGTCACCTGTCACCGGCAAGTCAAGGGCTTGAGCAACTGCACGTGGAAATTTGTATGGACTAGCCGTTGCGAGTAACACATTAGGCGTCGGATCGCCGGTTGTCTCCCGATATTGCTGCATCACATGGTAGCCGACAGCCGTGTGAGGATCCAACAAATAGCCGTTTTGCTTCCAAACCGCAGCAATTGAAGCTGCAATCTGCGCATCTGCGGCAAAACCGCCAGCAAAATCAGCCTGAATCGCTGCCAAAACATCGGGCCGTACCTGATAGCGGCCGGTTGTGGCCAATTCTTCCATTAACTTAGCCACATATCTGCTATCTTCACCACTCTTATAGTAGAGTAGCCGTTCCAAGTTACTGGAAATCTGAATATCCATACTTGGCGCAACCGTCTTTAGGAACGGGCGATTGCGATCATAAATACCGGTTTCAAGAAAGTCCGCCAGTTCATGGTTGGCGTTGGCCGCGGCAATTAATTGATGAATCGGCAAACCCAATAACTTCGCGTAGAAACCAGCTAGGACATCCCCAAAGTTGCCAGTCGGAACGGTGAAGTTAACCTTTTGACCCAGCTCAATGGCACCTGATTCAACCAGTTGCAAGTAGGCGGAAAAATAATAAACCACCTGGGGAATCAAGCGCCCGATATTAATCGAATTGGCGGCCGAAAGCGTTACTTGTTCCGCCTGCAAACGCGCCGCAAAACCGGTGTCGGTAAAGAGATCTTTAACGGCACTCTGCGCTTGATCAAAATTACCGCCAATTGGGAAAACCCGTGTGTTATTGCCGGTTGTCGTTAACATTTGCCGCTCCTGAATCGGACTAACCCCATGATCAGGATAAAAGACGGTAATCCCGGTTTGGGCGACATTTTTGAAGCCCTGCAACGCTGCAGTCCCGGTATCGCCACTGGTTG harbors:
- the thrC gene encoding threonine synthase, which encodes MRYTSTRDQRVSKTGQQAIKQGISEEGGLFVLPHLTDYRLNLQNLLGKDYETIAQNVLTTLLPDFNTAALKKAIQFAYHKNFSDRRLTPVRSVGDFHVLELFHGPTSAFKDLGLQLLPQLMRLALDPEDRIMILAATSGDTGTAALQGFKNVAQTGITVFYPDHGVSPIQERQMLTTTGNNTRVFPIGGNFDQAQSAVKDLFTDTGFAARLQAEQVTLSAANSINIGRLIPQVVYYFSAYLQLVESGAIELGQKVNFTVPTGNFGDVLAGFYAKLLGLPIHQLIAAANANHELADFLETGIYDRNRPFLKTVAPSMDIQISSNLERLLYYKSGEDSRYVAKLMEELATTGRYQVRPDVLAAIQADFAGGFAADAQIAASIAAVWKQNGYLLDPHTAVGYHVMQQYRETTGDPTPNVLLATASPYKFPRAVAQALDLPVTGDDFAVMTQLQQMSGVPIPANLARLATLTAQPKHVVAPDKMGQAIIAAAKEVFNDDQRVRSGNKR
- the thrB gene encoding homoserine kinase, translated to MISVSVPATSANLGVGYDVLGLALDLKARFTFEASTQKLEIVGDDPDFANEQNLIYQAFATFAKAVDQPVPNLRITVDSNIPSSRGLGSSATCVVGGIAAANEWFHAGWDRTQLLKLAAKMEGHPDNAAPAIFGQLCATILADTEPIVRQYPVSSQLQLVTFIPDYAVSTAEARKILPTTMTYADAAYQMGRCVLMTRALADGDLPLLHQVAHDRMQEPYRATLIPDYQAVRQLVTAANGVLLISGSGSTLLAIVEGATAARQLQAAASQQWPAWRVQVVQPSIEGVRVSES